A DNA window from Bos javanicus breed banteng chromosome 10, ARS-OSU_banteng_1.0, whole genome shotgun sequence contains the following coding sequences:
- the LOC133254938 gene encoding peroxisomal succinyl-coenzyme A thioesterase-like isoform X2 translates to MGCDCASGMTVTVTLEPAGRCRWDEPVRIAVRGLAPGQPVTLRASLRDEKGALFRAHARYCADATGLLDLERAPALGGSFAGLEPMGLFWALEPEKPFWRFLKRDVQTPFVVELEVLDGHESKAQRLLGRAVHERDFLAPGVRREPVRAGRVRATLFLPPGSGPFPGIIDIFGIGGGLLEYRASLLAGHGFATLALAYYDFDDLPKKFDMIHLEYFEEALCYMLQHSQIKGTRIGLLGISLGADICLSMASFLKNISATVSINGSGFSGHRVIHYKDSNIPPLGHDLRRVKVAFSGLLDIVDIRNDIIGGCENPCMIPIEKAQGPILFIVGQDDHNWRSELYAQIASERLQAHGKEKPQIISYPGTGHYIEPPYFPMCPASLHKLLDKPVMWGGEPRAHSKAQVDAWKEILTFFTKHLGPSPKL, encoded by the exons ATGGGCTGCGACTGTGCGTCTGGAATGACAGTGACAGTGACGCTGGAGCCCGCGGGCCGCTGCCGCTGGGACGAGCCCGTGCGCATCGCTGTGCGCGGCCTGGCCCCGGGGCAGCCGGTCACGCTGCGCGCGTCCCTGCGCGACGAGAAGGGCGCGCTCTTCAGGGCCCACGCGCGCTACTGCGCCGACGCCACCGGCCTGCTGGACCTGGAGCGCGCGCCCGCGCTGGGCGGCAGCTTCGCGGGGCTCGAGCCCATGGGGCTCTTTTGGGCTCTGGAGCCCGAGAAGCCTTTTTGGCGATTTCTGAAGAGGGATGTGCAGACGCCCTTCGTTGTGGAGCTGGAGGTGCTCGACGGTCACGAGTCCAAGGCCCAGCGGCTTCTGGGCCGGGCGGTGCACGAGCGCGACTTCCTGGCGCCCGGGGTCCGGCGAGAGCCGGTGCGCGCGGGCCGGGTGCGCGCCACGCTCTTCCTGCCGCCAG GATCTGGACCTTTCCCAGGGATCATTGACATCTTCGGTATTGGAGGAGGCCTATTGGAATATCGGGCCAGTCTTTTGGCTGGCCACGGCTTTGCCACATTGGCTCTAGCTTATTATGACTTTGATGATCTTCCCAAGAAATTTGACATGATACACCTGGAGTATTTTGAAGAAGCCTTGTGCTACATGCTTCAACACAGCCAG aTAAAGGGCACACGCATTGGGCTTCTGGGCATTTCTTTAGGGGCTGATATTTGTCTCTCCATGGCCTCATTTTTGAAGAACATCTCAGCCACAGTTTCCATCAATGGATCTGGGTTCAGTGGACACAGAGTCATACACTACAAGGACAGCAACATTCCACCACTGGGCCATGACCTGAGGCGAGTGAAGGTAGCTTTCTCAGGCCTCCTAGACATTGTGGATATAAGGAATGATATTATAGGGGGATGTGAGAACCCCTGCATGATTCCAATAGAGAAGGCCCAGGGGCCCATCCTCTTCATTGTTGGTCAGGATGACCATAACTGGAGGAGTGAGCTTTATGCCCAGATAGCCTCTGAACGGTTACAGGCCCATGGAAAGGAAAAACCCCAGATCATCTCTTATCCTGGGACTGGGCACTACATTGAGCCTCCTTATTTTCCCATGTGCCCAGCTTCTTTGCACAAATTATTGGACAAACCCGTGATGTGGGGTGGGGAGCCCAGGGCTCATTCTAAGGCCCAGGTAGATGCGTGGAAGGAAATTCTAACCTTCTTCACCAAACACCTTGGACCTTCCCCCAAATTGTAA
- the LOC133254938 gene encoding peroxisomal succinyl-coenzyme A thioesterase-like isoform X3, which yields MIHLEYFEEALCYMLQHSQIKGTRIGLLGISLGADICLSMASFLKNISATVSINGSGFSGHRVIHYKDSNIPPLGHDLRRVKVAFSGLLDIVDIRNDIIGGCENPCMIPIEKAQGPILFIVGQDDHNWRSELYAQIASERLQAHGKEKPQIISYPGTGHYIEPPYFPMCPASLHKLLDKPVMWGGEPRAHSKAQVDAWKEILTFFTKHLGPSPKL from the exons ATGATACACCTGGAGTATTTTGAAGAAGCCTTGTGCTACATGCTTCAACACAGCCAG aTAAAGGGCACACGCATTGGGCTTCTGGGCATTTCTTTAGGGGCTGATATTTGTCTCTCCATGGCCTCATTTTTGAAGAACATCTCAGCCACAGTTTCCATCAATGGATCTGGGTTCAGTGGACACAGAGTCATACACTACAAGGACAGCAACATTCCACCACTGGGCCATGACCTGAGGCGAGTGAAGGTAGCTTTCTCAGGCCTCCTAGACATTGTGGATATAAGGAATGATATTATAGGGGGATGTGAGAACCCCTGCATGATTCCAATAGAGAAGGCCCAGGGGCCCATCCTCTTCATTGTTGGTCAGGATGACCATAACTGGAGGAGTGAGCTTTATGCCCAGATAGCCTCTGAACGGTTACAGGCCCATGGAAAGGAAAAACCCCAGATCATCTCTTATCCTGGGACTGGGCACTACATTGAGCCTCCTTATTTTCCCATGTGCCCAGCTTCTTTGCACAAATTATTGGACAAACCCGTGATGTGGGGTGGGGAGCCCAGGGCTCATTCTAAGGCCCAGGTAGATGCGTGGAAGGAAATTCTAACCTTCTTCACCAAACACCTTGGACCTTCCCCCAAATTGTAA